In one Tessaracoccus palaemonis genomic region, the following are encoded:
- a CDS encoding SDR family oxidoreductase: MRIAVTGAAGHLGRLVIAALESRGVATADIVAIVRNEAKAADLAERGVQVAVAAYEDEAALTTALTGVDRLVLISGSEVGKRLAQHTSIINAAKAAGVALIAYTSLLNADTSTLDLAEEHRATEALLADSGIDTVLLRNGWYLENFASAVETARATGHTFGAAGEGRVSAAARRDYAEAAAAVVTSEGHAGKVYELAGRPAFTYAELATVIGGILGTEVTYVDQSAGEYASTLKGAGLPAPIAAMFAGWDVATAAGALYSDSDDLQRLIGRESTPAAEALAA; encoded by the coding sequence ATGCGCATCGCAGTCACCGGAGCAGCGGGCCACCTCGGCCGCCTCGTCATCGCAGCCCTCGAGTCCAGGGGCGTCGCCACCGCCGACATCGTCGCCATCGTCCGGAACGAGGCCAAGGCCGCCGACCTCGCCGAGCGCGGCGTGCAGGTCGCCGTCGCCGCCTACGAGGACGAGGCCGCGCTGACCACCGCGCTGACCGGCGTCGACCGCCTCGTGCTGATCTCCGGCTCGGAGGTCGGCAAGCGCCTCGCGCAGCACACCTCGATCATCAACGCAGCCAAGGCCGCGGGCGTCGCTCTGATCGCCTACACCTCCCTGCTCAACGCCGACACCTCCACGCTCGACCTGGCCGAGGAGCACCGCGCCACCGAGGCGCTGCTGGCCGACAGCGGCATCGACACCGTCCTGCTGCGCAACGGCTGGTACCTGGAGAACTTCGCCTCCGCCGTGGAGACCGCGCGCGCCACGGGCCACACCTTCGGCGCCGCCGGTGAGGGCCGGGTCTCCGCGGCCGCCCGCAGGGACTACGCGGAGGCCGCCGCGGCCGTCGTCACCAGCGAGGGCCACGCCGGCAAGGTCTACGAGCTGGCCGGACGCCCCGCGTTCACCTACGCCGAGCTTGCCACCGTCATCGGCGGCATCCTCGGCACCGAGGTCACCTACGTCGACCAGAGCGCCGGCGAGTACGCCTCCACCCTCAAGGGCGCGGGCCTGCCCGCGCCGATCGCCGCCATGTTCGCCGGCTGGGACGTCGCCACGGCCGCGGGGGCGCTGTACAGCGACAGCGACGACCTGCAGCGCCTGATCGGTCGGGAGTCGACGCCCGCCGCCGAGGCGCTCGCCGCCTGA
- a CDS encoding winged helix-turn-helix transcriptional regulator: MVDTQQAPDVMSAACPSRPTLQHLTGRWGALTMAALAHGTQRFSEIRRRIEGISDRMLSQTLGDLERDGMVERTVLSAIPPKVTYALTPLGVEVADRLEALITLVEANMDEVTASRDSYDATH; encoded by the coding sequence ATGGTCGACACGCAGCAGGCACCGGATGTCATGAGCGCAGCCTGCCCGTCGCGTCCCACCCTGCAGCACCTGACCGGGCGCTGGGGAGCCCTGACAATGGCCGCGCTGGCCCACGGGACCCAGCGGTTCAGCGAGATCCGCCGTCGCATCGAGGGCATCAGCGACCGGATGCTGTCGCAGACCCTGGGCGACCTGGAACGCGACGGCATGGTCGAGCGGACCGTCCTCAGCGCCATCCCCCCGAAGGTCACCTACGCGCTCACTCCGCTGGGGGTCGAGGTCGCCGACCGCCTCGAGGCGCTCATCACGCTCGTCGAGGCGAACATGGACGAGGTCACCGCCTCCCGCGATAGCTACGACGCGACCCACTGA